Within the Methanomicrobia archaeon genome, the region TTCCCGGGTTGATACTGCTATCAGGATCACCGTTCACGTCATCGTATTCATACACATTGCACACATTACATCGGTATCGCGTCATGTTTCCCCCCTCTACATCCTCTCTTTTTCTCGTTCTCATAAATAGCTTATCATTTTGTTAAGTAAACTTTGAAACTACCCGGTATAAAGTGATGCTGGTATGGCTTTGATCCCTCTATGATACCTTTTAGTGTTGAACC harbors:
- a CDS encoding rubredoxin, which translates into the protein MTRYRCNVCNVYEYDDVNGDPDSSINPGTKPEDFSEDWGCPVCGSGKTHLQPL